The genomic interval TTTTTCCGGTCCGATCTCTCGAGGACGTACGGCGTGAGCCCTGCCGGGTTCCAGAAAAGGCCGTTCCACCGGAAAGACAGGGAAGCGGCCTGCGCGGCGTGCCACAGGATGGACGTCGCCGCCGCGGACATAAGGCCTCAGAGGCCGGAGGATTCGCTCTGCTACCAGTGCCATTCGAAAATAACGGCGGCGTACAGCAATGTCCACGGGCCTGCGGCCCGGTGGGACTGCCTTGCGTGCCATGAGAGGCAGTCGGCCCCTGCGAAGTATGAGGCGCGCACCCCTTCCCGCGACCTCTGTTTTGTCTGCCACGAGGAAAAAAGGGGTGAGTGGGCGCCGAAGAAGTACGTCCACGGGCCGACAGCGACGGGGAAATGCACGATATGTCATAGTCCCCATGCCTCGAACAACCTGTCCTGGCTCAAAAAGCCCTCGTGGGAGCTGTGTACCACCTGTCATGAAGACAGGGCCTCTGGCGCACATGTTATCGTGGGATTCGGGTCGGGCTCGCACCCGACGCGGGGAAAGCCCGATCCC from Nitrospirota bacterium carries:
- a CDS encoding cytochrome c3 family protein, whose translation is MGVLVCWSVGAETGGAEASSPRLSIIEPADRSVAEGELTAVSIKADDLGIDAIRIAVNGVAMSHIPLEKGRNYYCATGTLSFGPNEIQVSAVKGGKVVESGKVTVFFRSDLSRTYGVSPAGFQKRPFHRKDREAACAACHRMDVAAADIRPQRPEDSLCYQCHSKITAAYSNVHGPAARWDCLACHERQSAPAKYEARTPSRDLCFVCHEEKRGEWAPKKYVHGPTATGKCTICHSPHASNNLSWLKKPSWELCTTCHEDRASGAHVIVGFGSGSHPTRGKPDPTRYGKELSCASCHNPHASDSKSLFINDQQDPYSLCKFCHKV